Proteins co-encoded in one Pelodiscus sinensis isolate JC-2024 chromosome 7, ASM4963464v1, whole genome shotgun sequence genomic window:
- the LOC142830215 gene encoding uncharacterized protein LOC142830215: MDGDKVVEWLVDSQRQLQSQQTEALRQLTAEFREQQKQLVRELRDGTRPAGPTDEGEEDMTGPVRLPIRLAKLGEEDDTEAFLVTFERVAIAARWPQEHWATILAPYLSGPAQLAYRSLSDRDALCYYKVKEAILDQMGISPETYRQRFRAAKYGAGERPRAVAQRIREAGLRWLEPSNKTAAQVADLVVLEQYLQVLPAEGQQWVRRHLPGTMEEAVTLMEHFMAAEAPVGHGKIGSVTNPVGRGDPSPRGKEGRGNTGPRARSPPTRGPERRLAPVWRGAEHRERVEARTGAERGTEEASGPQVKPTCFQCGQEGHFRRECPMMDCTFGQPKPQRGPRSEATPSRW, translated from the exons ATGGATGGGGACAAAGTCGTGGAGTGGCTGGTGGATAGCCAGCGTCAATTACAGAGCCAACAGACAGAGGCATTGCGGCAACTGACAGCCGAATTTAGGGAGCAGCAGAAACAGCTAGTTCGGGAGCTGAGGGATGGGACAAGGCCGGCGGGACCCACCGACGAGGGGGAGGAGGACATGACGGGCCCAGTACGACTACCCATCAGGCTCGCCAAATTGGGGGAGGAGGACGATACCGAAGCGTTCCTAGTGACGTTCGAGCGGGTGGCCATAGCGGCCCGTTggccccaggagcactgggctACGATACTCGCCCCCTACCTATCCGGCCCGGCGCAGCTCGCCTACCGAAGCTTATCGGACCGCGACGCGTTGTGCTATTACAAGGTCAAGGAGGCGATCCTCGACCAGATGGGCATTTCCCCAGAGACGTACAGGCAGCGGTTTCGAGCAGCAAAGTACGGAGCGGGGGAGCGCCCCCGAGCGGTCGCCCAAcggatccgggaagccgggcTGCGGTGGCTGGAGCCATCTAATAAGACAGCAGCCCAGGTGGCGGACCTGGTGGTACTTGAGCAGTACTTGCAGGTGCTCCCCGCGGAGGGCCAGCAATGGGTACGCCGACACCTGCCCGGGACTATGGAAGAAGCCGTGACGCTCATGGAGCACTTCATGGCGGCCGAGGCACCAGTAGGACACGGCAAGATAGGGTCCGTGACCAACCCGGTGGGtcggggagaccccagccccagagggaaggaagggcggggcaacacagggcccagggccagaaGCCCCCCAACCCGAGGGCCGGAACGGCGATTAGCCCCAGTGTGGCGCGGGGCCGAGCACCGCGAGAGAGTGGAAGCACGGACCGGGGCCGAAAGGGGCACGGAAGAAGCATCGGGCCCCCAAGTAAAACCGACGTGCTTccagtgcggccaggagggccacTTCCGCCGGGAATGCCCCATGATGGACTGCACGTTCGGACAGCCCAAACCCCAGAGAGGGCCGCGATCGGAG GCAACGCCTTCACGCTGGTGA